A single Epinephelus fuscoguttatus linkage group LG13, E.fuscoguttatus.final_Chr_v1 DNA region contains:
- the tank gene encoding TRAF family member-associated NF-kappa-B activator, whose amino-acid sequence MERNIGDQLNKAFEAYRQVSIEKDNAKKELQQMSEYYERYTQKLQKQIEDQQQLISKLEAKLSATRQPSEMKCEPCNHLLDGASAYRIMQYPENMGTVAVAPNMPVSSSVDYQDMLDAFAAIQGKFQQIRSLTRRQKDHLKRFQGGNDASNDQRFSMPIQCTDRTAEAERPFSAAPRSAVDIPLPPTSLASRGASPEDRDLVDSLTKLSVKFPPSADSEYDFLNSAPERHIGLTMPTKRPLSNIPSTLTVEEEPVELPMPFVYPPSPSLSTSSSLSQESVRGPQQPLWSPELCDAVDVRTELATSQSSSPDKCAFCHAVVPQDRMNSHLYSHFSPKNEADN is encoded by the exons ATGGAAAGGAACATCGGAGACCAGCTCAATAAAGCTTTCGAAGCTTATCGCCAGGTCTCCATCGAAAAGGACAATGCTAAAAAGGAGCTGCAGCAAATG AGTGAATATTACGAGCGATACACTCAAAAGCTTCAGAAGCAGATAGAGGACCAGCAGCAGTTGATATCAAAACTTGAAGCTAAGTTATCAGCAACGAGACAACCATCAG AGATGAAATGTGAGCCTTGCAACCATCTCCTCGATGGGGCCAGCGCCTATAGGATAATGCAGTACCCG GAGAATATGggcactgttgctgttgctccCAACATGCCAGTCAGCAGCAGCGTTGACTA tCAGGACATGCTGGATGCATTTGCAGCAATTCAAGGGAAATTCCAGCAGATTCGCTCTCTCACCCGAAGACAAAAAGATCACCTAAAAAGATTCCAAGGAGGAAATGATGCATCAAATG ATCAGCGGTTCTCCATGCCCATCCAGTGCACAGACCGTacagcagaggcagagagaccCTTTTCAGCAGCGCCAAGGTCAGCAGTGGATATCCCGCTCCCGCCCACGTCCCTGGCGTCCCGCGGCGCCAGCCCCGAGGACAGGGACTTAGTAGACTCTCTCACCAAACTCAGTGTCAAATTCCCGCCCTCTGCGGACAGTGAATATGACTTCCTGAACAGTGCTCCGGAGAGACACATTGGTCTGACCATGCCCACAAAGCGGCCTCTCAGCAACATCCCCTCCACGCTGACCGTGGAAGAGGAGCCCGTGGAACTGCCCATGCCTTTTGTCTACCCTCCATCCCCCTCCCTCTCAACATCATCTTCGCTCTCCCAGGAGAGCGTGCGGGGACCCCAGCAG CCTCTCTGGAGCCCTGAGCTGTGTGATGCAGTTGATGTGAGGACAGAGCTGGCGACGTCTCAGAGCAGCAGCCCTGATAAATGTGCTTTCTGCCATGCTGTGGTTCCTCAGGACCGAATGAACAGCCACCTCTACTCGCATTTCTCCCCTAAGAATGAAGCCGACAACTGA